The Eurosta solidaginis isolate ZX-2024a chromosome 4, ASM4086904v1, whole genome shotgun sequence genome includes a window with the following:
- the slpr gene encoding mitogen-activated protein kinase kinase kinase, whose translation MPAHCLTNNEHTPPQAKPMLAIKEEQPHHTKASQPTQTTQRNYNDGNGETHANGNASSTGQQQRQQQTTINSQNNNSSAHETTQLPPLPDGPLWTVLYDYDAKGEDELTLRRGQIVVVLSMDSNISGDEGWWTGKIGDKVGIFPSNFVTDQDPMLPDVPSAIGDIQPHEIDYAELEVGEVIGAGGFSKVHRGYYSGEEVAIKVAPQAGPDMESNRDNVLQEAKLFWVVKHENIVALRGVCLKPPDLCLVMECARGGSLNHILARGKIPPDVLVNWAIQIARGMNYLHNEAPISIIHRDLKSSNVLILEEIIANNLHNKTLKITDFGLARELYNTTRISTAGTYAWMPPEVIKSSTYSKSSDVWSYGVLLWELITGETPYKGFDSYSVVFGIAVNMLTLPIPKTCPEAWGKLMKSCWENDPHKRPGFRDILTKLEDIARSGFTLTPQESFNTMQDGWKKEIAEVLHELRLKEKELRSKEERLNRVQSEQDEQAMNLKRFAEHLKLREMALIGRELQIAQQTPTPNRRRGKFSKVKLKLLKKNEVQISLPTDFRHTVTAIHDKPLTDTPPGSPAISQLRIVALTPPQLPPEGYKGKTWGPSTVHQRERPHLPALLATEWPSPVSTNSLFSKSAPNLDKKAVRPNQLHYVHHNLQHQHHHHQPLHQHNHSPHHQRLKHLPSHHSHAHHIEYKFGSMPCSPTSPTYASDACIGYNESGICIIRNYKNKNNSSNTTPTTTSPITATATSLNKNKSNSSPNSKSFNSSLVTFPLLNNTNEHAHATSNINNNNNNNHFQHQKHNSNSNTNNISKTYHNKKDGNIAASNFIFEPNIQNNNNYNHTNSCSSSSNTSTSTLILANNSLSNRNNGNNSNNNHNNKNKNNSNNGKRMETTSVNALKSLSLCSNKKLKTLPLRQQQQQNFLRQHSHRSPPMARSQEDGLDMPSRYALSPLSLWQYQLAPAPDYPPSDQSDTDTEPPTPTVSCFPFRKVSPVAPQPLPPYTFHDQSPLSEHACSGFNSLENSPAVGRKKLSLDSELTAIERIQKHMQKQQQQQRKMMPIVMLLSDFDELAPQPLHSTSVASSSTNLIGKPNDPTYDRAFYHEMQKSLEEMFTLSAGGRFGSQRSEPLNSKSSGDFTKYNSTSRLTEDAVDDEPTYRFQRNASGSQFPRQCFFQQPPPNVGETTDDAASLASAANESQNISFRSFSVDEQFNSICSDRSSSIDTTNSTQTSRKSSVTFQLNSSASQTNSCASNEEQANNALATVSVNQSFSFSTTFNSSDADASHFATDTEHFVNKSASSAMSSTATVSKSALLHGLKLQDVQPTPEVLRMQQSLLLAQEAKARKHKMQAKKAHSKAAKEHSSSSLSFQHKVQNLLNYFTIRKKKSESEYKLFENANSEFVHESRSKAKAKAKSCEQLECYNSKDWCSSLHALPAAAAAVGAGSSIVDAPLPIMSPNPYLLSRFTSNIPMPTLYAGDAVRKPKLSVIEVLLYNMAALLAGVAAGYDVRISNVSPVHPMLLNDVPALKAPMEMDFPSVLDERNRFAANTCHGTGNKHNRATLNAATFARLEAQRAPLTQSPRGSPKIHATPPGYYFQKHTLSTVERNCKLAQQQQQKQTPQHQQLPLTGSTTSGLGSNFTTNTSALLSSSLGSHTQPPTPSPRRKVSTSSFTENLEYSVHDETPPTRPFDDAFHIGGGMAPQATQYTGADYVRHEPSFSNDGGAYGVGVHRAEYFGSNYFPYRPEVQLAYQRDCKSYPDYSYDYNHRLPNYYDYNYDTQPQQQITPKHQQAQQHYQTRTPPPRVPQMGVSAAGHRRTPSTISNSSNINQGFSFDQDELHAADLYDYNNLNLQLNMGSGNAADYAHYRELAPPPPALIGAVPPPSKHELYKSSPKMVQRLRHVMSGSMGGDTGAGLNRIRDYENVPAYIGSPLHQPKFHNTLAQQQPHLQQLQREREQHQSLFSTPQHNLYTHTTHAQSTPLSPVHMKPLSVQERPASLPFEQTTATALAFNGSGTTKLRSSLKKYNNYKTPNGSAPSTEKCCTNAAGPTKRTGSICSQQGTPTNPTPPDSLTSDDSSYLSAREGSFSSQHSRVRFSPEAYLDASSGNGSINNSSSNNGGGGGGSNASISGYLNQSTISLFNRRISRRHNSDVSATTPPSS comes from the exons atgCCTGCACACTGTTTGACCAATAACGAGCACACTCCGCCACAAGCCAAACCAATGCTCGCCATCAAAGAAGAGCAGCCACACCACACGAAAGCGTCGCAACCAACACAAACAACACAACGCAATTATAACGATGGCAATGGTGAAACGCATGCCAATGGCAATGCTAGCAGCACCGGCCAACAGCAGCGTCAACAACAAACTACTATCAACAGCCAGAACAATAATAGCAGCGCACATGAGACGACACAACTACCACCATTGCCGGACGGACCGCTTTGGACGGTGCTATATGATTATGATGCCAAAGGCGAGGATGAGCTGACATTGCGACGCGGTCAAATTGTCGTAGTGTTATCAATGGATAGTAATATATCAGGCGATGAGGGTTGGTGGACGGGAAAAATAGGCGATAAG GTCGGCATATTTCCCAGTAACTTTGTGACAGATCAAGATCCTATGCTACCGGATGTACCCTCCGCCATTGGTGATATACAACCACACGAAATCGACTATGCCGAACTCGAAGTGGGCGAAGTAATTGGTGCTGGTGGTTTCAGCAAAGTTCATCGTGGCTATTACAGTGGCGAGGAGGTTGCTATAAAAGTTGCGCCACAAGCAGGCCCCGATATGGAATCAAATCGCGATAATGTGCTTCAAGAAGCGAAACTATTCTGGGTTGTCAAACACGAGAATATTGTAGCACTACGTGGTGTCTGTCTCAAGCCACCCGATCTCTGTCTGGTAATGGAGTGTGCACGTGGTGGTAGCTTAAATCATATATTAGCACGTGGAAAAATACCGCCCGATGTGCTGGTTAACTGGGCGATACAAATCGCACGTGGCATGAATTACCTGCATAATGAGGCACCCATCTCGATCATACACCGCGATCTGAAGAGTTCTAATG TACTCATTTTGGAGGAAATTATTGCTAATAATTTGCACAATAAAACATTGAAAATAACCGACTTTGGCTTAGCGCGCGAGCTTTACAACACGACACGCATATCGACGGCGGGCACTTATGCTTGGATGCCGCCGGAAGTGATAAAAAGCAGCACGTATTCCAA ATCATCGGATGTTTGGAGTTACGGTGTACTGCTGTGGGAGCTTATCACAGGCGAAACGCCATATAAAGGTTTCGACTCGTATTCAGTTGTGTTTGGCATTGCAGTGAATATGTTAACGCTGCCTATACCGAAAACATGCCCGGAGGCATGGGGGAAACTCATGAAAA GCTGCTGGGAGAATGATCCGCACAAGCGTCCGGGTTTCAGGGATATACTAACAAAGTTAGAGGATATCGCACGTTCAGGCTTCACGTTAACACCACAAGAGTCATTCAACACAATGCAAGATGGCTGGAAGAAGGAAATAGCCGAGGTGCTGCACGAGCTGCGCTTGAAAGAAAAG GAACTGCGCAGCAAAGAGGAACGCTTGAATCGTGTTCAAAGCGAACAGGACGAACAGGCTATGAATCTGAAGCGCTTCGCGGAGCACTTGAAGCTGCGCGAAATGGCTTTGATCGGCCGTGAGCTGCAAATTGCACAACAAACCCCTACACCAAATCGAAGGCGTGGTAAATTCAGCAAAGTGAAGCTCAAa CTTCTCAAAAAGAACGAAGTGCAAATATCACTACCAACAGACTTTCGACATACAGTTACTGCGATCCACGATAAACCATTGACTGATACACCACCCGGTTCGCCAGCGATTTCACAGCTGCGCATTGTGGCAC TTACCCCGCCACAATTGCCACCCGAGGGTTATAAAGGTAAAACGTGGGGTCCGTCGACAGTACATCAACGTGAACGCCCCCATCTACCTGCATTACTAGCTACCGAATGGCCAAGCCCAGTATCGACCAACTCTTTATTTAGCAAGAGTGCTCCAAATCTCGACAAAAAGGCCGTGCGCCCCAATCAACTTCACTATGTGCACCATAACCTCCAGCATCAGCATCACCACCATCAGCCACTGCATCAACATAATCATTCGCCTCATCATCAGCGTCTTAAACATTTACCGTCGCATCATTCGCACGCTCATCATATTGAATACAAATTTGGTTCGATGCCCTGTTCGCCCACTTCTCCCACGTATGCGTCCGATGCTTGTATCGGTTATAATGAGTCAGGTATTTGTATTATAAGGAACtacaagaacaaaaacaacagtagcaatacaacaccaacaacaacatctcCTATAACAGCGACGGCAACATCCCTCAACAAAAATAAGTCGAATTCATCGCCCAATTCCAAATCATTCAATTCATCGCTGGTGACTTTCCCATTACTAAATAATACAAACGAACATGCGCATGCCACATCaaacataaataataataataacaataatcatTTTCAGCATCAAAAACATAATAGTAATAGTAATACGAATAATATTAGCAAAACCTACCACAACAAGAAAGATGGTAATATTGCCGCTAGCAATTTCATATTTGAACCAAAcattcaaaacaacaacaattataacCATACGAATAGCTGTAGTAGTAGTAGCAATACAAGTACTAGTACACTCATTCTAGCCAATAATAGCcttagtaataggaataacggtaataatagtaacaataaccataataataagaataaaaataaCAGCAATAACGGTAAAAGAATGGAAACGACTAGCGTCAATGCATTGAAAAGTCTCAGTTTGTGTAGCAATAAGAAATTGAAAACACTACCACTTcgtcagcaacaacaacagaatttttTGCGTCAACACAGCCACCGATCTCCTCCAATGGCGCGCAGTCAAGAGGATGGCTTAGATATGCCTTCACGGTATGCATTGTCGCCCCTCTCACTGTGGCAGTACCAATTGGCGCCAGCGCCAGACTATCCGCCATCAGATCAAAGCGATACGGATACTGAACCGCCTACGCCCACCGTTAGTTGTTTCCCTTTTCGCAAAGTGTCGCCAGTAGCACCACAGCCTTTACCCCCATACACGTTTCACGATCAAAGTCCACTGTCCGAACATGCGTGTAGTGGTTTTAATAGCCTTGAAAATAGCCCTGCAGTTGGCCGCAAGAAACTATCGCTAGACAGTGAATTAACAGCCATTGAACGCATACaaaaacatatgcaaaaacaacagcaacaacaacggaAAATGATGCCAATCGTCATGTTGTTGTCTGACTTTGACGAGCTAGCACCGCAACCGTTACACAGCACAAGCGTTGCAAGCAGCTCGACTAACCTGATAGGCAAGCCTAATGACCCGACATACGATCGTGCTTTCTATCACGAAATGCAAAAGTCTTTAGAAGAAATGTTCACACTCTCAGCTGGCGGTCGATTTGGCAGCCAACGCTCTGAGCCCCTTAATTCAAAGTCAAGCGGCGATTTCACCAAGTACAATTCGACATCGCGCCTTACTGAGGACGCCGTCGACGATGAACCCACATATCGCTTTCAACGAAATGCGTCTGGCTCGCAATTTCCCCGTCAATGTTTTTTCCAACAACCTCCACCAAACGTTGGCGAAACCACAGACGATGCGGCCTCACTGGCGTCAGCAGCAAATGAGTCACAAAATATCTCATTCCGTTCATTTTCGGTCGATGAACAATTCAATTCAATATGCTCCGATCGTTCCTCCTCTATTGATACAACAAACTCAACACAAACATCGCGTAAATCATCCGTCACTTTCCAATTAAACTCATCCGCCTCGCAAACTAATTCCTGTGCCTCCAATGAGGAGCAAGCCAACAATGCGTTAGCTACCGTCAGCGTGAATCAATCATTCAGTTTTTCAACGACTTTCAATTCGAGTGATGCAGATGCGTCACATTTCGCAACAGACACAGAACATTTCGTAAACAAATCTGCATCAAGCGCTATGTCATCTACAGCAACAGTGTCGAAGAGCGCGCTTTTACATGGCCTAAAACTGCAGGACGTACAGCCAACACCGGAAGTGTTGCGCATGCAGCAGAGTTTGTTATTAGCTCAAGAAGCAAAAGCACGTAAACACAAAATGCAAGCAAAAAAAGCGCACAGCAAAGCAGCGAAGGAGCACAGCTCGTCATCGTTGTCGTTCCAACATAAAGTGCaaaatttattgaattatttTACGATACGCAAAAAGAAATCAGAAAGTGAATACAAATTATTTGAGAATGCAAATTCTGAATTTGTGCACGAAAGTCGCAGCAAAGCGAAGGCGAAAGCAAAATCATGCGAGCAATTGGAAT GCTACAATTCGAAAGACTGGTGTTCGTCACTGCATGCGCTACCTGCCGCTGCGGCTGCCGTCGGCGCAGGCAGCTCTATTGTTGATGCGCCACTTCCCATTATGTCTCCAAATCCTTACCTGCTCAGTCGTTTTACCTCCAACATTCCTATGCCGACTTTGTATGCGGGCGATGCGGTGCGCAAACCCAAACTATCCGTTATTGAAGTGCTACTGTACAATATGGCCGCGCTGTTGGCTGGTGTCGCTGCTGGTTATGATGTGCGCATTTCAAATGTATCGCCCGTACATCCAATGCTGCTCAATGATGTGCCTGCGCTGAAGGCGCCCATGGAGATGGATTTCCCGAGTGTTTTGGATGAGCGCAACCGCTTTGCTGCTAACACTTGTCATGGTACTGGCAATAAACATAATCG CGCTACATTGAATGCCGCAACTTTTGCGCGCTTGGAAGCACAACGCGCACCCTTAACTCAGAGTCCGCGCGGTTCGCCGAAAATACATGCTACGCCTCCTGGCTATTACTTCCAAAAGCACACACTTTCCACTGTTGAAAGAAACTGTAAGCTTGCTCAGCAACAGCAACAGAAACAAACGCCTCAACATCAGCAGCTGCCACTCACTGGTTCTACTACCAGTGGTCTGGGTTCTAATTTCACCACTAACACCTCGGCGCTGCTATCATCATCGCTGGGTAGCCATACCCAGCCGCCCACTCCTTCGCCACGTCGCAAAGTAAGCAcctcttcgttcactgagaatcTCGAATATTCTGTGCATGATGAGACGCCGCCAACGCGCCCATTCGATGACGCTTTTCATATTGGTGGCGGCATGGCTCCACAAGCAACGCAGTACACGGGCGCCGATTATGTACGTCATGAACCAAGCTTCTCCAACGATGGTGGCGCTTATGGCGTAGGTGTACACCGTGCAGAGTATTTCG GTTCCAATTACTTTCCGTACCGGCCAGAGGTACAGTTGGCTTATCAGCGCGATTGCAAATCGTACCCAGACTACTCCTACGATTACAATCATCGTCTGCCCAATTATTATGATTACAATTACGATACGCAACCACAACAGCAAATTACACCAAAGCATCAGCAAGCGCAACAGCACTATCAAACACGCACGCCTCCACCGCGAGTGCCTCAAATGGGTGTGAGCGCCGCCGGCCATCGTCGCACGCCTTCAACCATTTCAAACAGTTCCAATATTAATCAGGGGTTCTCATTTGATCAAGATGAGTTGCACGCTGCTGATTTGTACGATTACAATAATCTAAACTTACAATTAAACATGGGCAGCGGTAACGCTGCAGACTATGCGCACTATCGTGAACTAGCACCACCACCTCCAGCGCTTATTGGAGCAGTACCACCCCCTAGCAAACACGAGCTCTACAAAAGCTCACCGAAAATGGTGCAGCGCTTGAGGCATGTCATGAGCGGCAGCATGGGCGGCGACACGGGTGCTGGTTTAAATCGCATACGTGACTATGAGAATGTGCCTGCTTACATTGGCAGCCCACTGCACCAACCCAAGTTCCACAATACGCTAGCACAACAGCAGCCGCATTTGCAACAATTACAACGTGAACGCGAGCAACACCAATCGCTCTTCAGTACGCCACAACACAATCTGTATACGCACACAACGCATGCGCAATCGACGCCGCTTAGTCCTGTTCACATGAAACCGTTAAGCGTGCAAGAGCGCCCAGCGTCGCTGCCTTTCGAGCAGACAACAGCAACAGCGCTGGCCTTCAATGGCAGCGGTACGACCAAATTACGTTCATCgcttaaaaaatacaacaactaCAAGACACCCAATGGCAGCGCACCGAGTACAGAAAAATGCTGCACTAACGCAGCTGGTCCCACAAAGCGCACAGGTAGCATATGCTCACAACAAGGTACGCCTACAAATCCAACACCGCCTGATTCGCTGACCAGTGATGATAGCTCTTATTTGAGTGCCAGAGAAGGTTCTTTTTCATCGCAGCACAGTCGTGTGCGTTTCAGTCCGGAAGCATATTTGGACGCCAGCAGCGGTAATGGTAGCATCAACAACAGTAGCAGCAATAATGGTGGCGGTGGTGGCGGCTCTAACGCCAGCATTAGCGGTTATCTCAATCAATCGACAATATCGTTATTTAATCGACGCATTTCACGACGCCACAACAGCGACGTGTCTGCCACAACGCCACCCTCCTCCTAG
- the LOC137247531 gene encoding odorant receptor 7a-like encodes MQQLPYRWYSGARRSRSVHYEYRLSNTNTLVVVEKQPSANPVVTNAELMRIQFERATRTPNKNKKEVCDQQSFGAVHNVQSKDGLIYLYRFFMALGVLMPEKNKVLYCFYALLPLCILTLYLPAAFVISYCLLDYSNINIGNLFTSIQVGIASGVGAIKLWILAFRLPKLRTTEEIMTKLDARCTEDDEIDELRKMASLGNRVFIYVLICNVTYATSTFLAAVVKGRPPYNLYNPLLNWRNSRWELVLESLWEWLLVDGLSCIEATTDSYAALYVCIIRAHMKTLLIRIEKLGSNPESTLQQNYEKLKMCIKDHKLLLKLFDIVHSVVSTTYFVQFMTTSLLLGVTLLNVMLFAVDDSARIGHVALLLALIMEIYPLCYYGQSLLDDSNLLAATIFHCNWIEQSAEFRKMLVLFTQHTQKPMELFAGKLMPINLTTFVSIAKFSFTLYSFINNMGVKERFETLSATGN; translated from the exons ATGCAACAGTTGCCATATCGGTGGTACTCGGGCGCACGACGTTCACGATCAGTGCATTATGAATATAGGTT ATCTAACACAAATACACTCGTTGTCGTTGAAAAGCAACCTTCTGCCAACCCCGTAGTAACCAATGCCGAACTGATGCGGATACAATTTGAAAGAGCTACGCGTACTCCaaacaaaaacaagaaagaaGTGTGCGACCAGCAAAGCTTCGGAGCTGTGCACAATGTCCAATCCAAGGACGGACTCATATATCTCTATCGGTTCTTTATGGCACTTGGCGTGCTCATGccagaaaaaaataaagtgctcTACTGCTTTTACGCACTTCTACCGCTCTGCATACTCACCTTATATCTACCGGCAGCTTTTGTGATCTCGTACTGTTTGTTGGATTACTCGAACATtaatattggcaatttatttacTTCGATTCAAGTCGGCATTGCATCTGGTGTTGGCGCTATCAAACTATGGATTTTGGCATTTCGTTTACCCAAACTACGCACCACCGAAGAGATAATGACCAAATTGGATGCGCGCTGCACCGAAGATGATGAGATCGATGAGCTACGCAAGATGGCAAGTCTTGGAAATCGCGTGTTCATTTATGTTCTGATTTGCAATGTCACTTATGCAACAAGCACTTTTTTGGCCGCAGTAGTTAAAGGACGCCCACCTTATAACCTTTACAATCCACTTTTGAATTGGCGCAACTCCAGATGGGAACTCGTGCTGGAATCGCTTTGGGAATGGTTGCTTGTGGATGGTTTGTCTTGCATTGAGGCAACAACCGACTCATATGCTGCACTTTATGTTTGCATTATTCGTGCGCATATGAAGACGCTGCTCATACGCATTGAAAAGCTCGGCTCCAATCCGGAATCTACCTTGCAACAAAACTATGAGAAGCTTAAGATGTGCATCAAGGATCATAAACTACTATTGAA GCTATTCGATATCGTACACTCCGTCGTCTCCACAACCTATTTTGTGCAATTTATGACCACATCGCTTTTGCTTGGGGTCACTTTGCTTAATGTCATGCTTTTTGCCGTTGACGACTCAGCGCGCATTGGGCATGTAGCTCTTCTGTTAGCCTTAATTATGGAAATCTATCCTTTGTGCTATTATGGACAGAGTCTACTGGATGACAGTAATCTGCTGGCTGCTACCATCTTTCATTGTAACTGGATAGAACAGAGTGCGGAGTTTCGTAAAATGTTGGTGCTCTTCACACAGCATACACAGAAGCCGATGGAACTTTTTGCGGGCAAACTTATGCCCATTAATCTGACTACTTTTGTATCG ATTGCAAAGTTTTCATTTACACTCTACAGTTTCATAAATAATATGGGTGTGAAGGAAAGATTTGAGACTTTGTCGGCTACAGGCAACTAG
- the LOC137247536 gene encoding odorant receptor 59b-like, whose translation MGNLLKSNLQKLLSKNAKLTSITNSKHAEDQLLNKSILLPGDQQRNPLTRKLVFVKKDTGNKEATTPKPLIQPDIHSKEALRRMFGLYQLWGVWHPERYVLFYRLYSIIPFFLLGFWLPFSFAVSFSQLDFSTLEIGNFLTSLQVAINSFMGAVKYFVMVYQLSTLRASEAIMDTLDSRCRDESEIAEIHKVVRQGNGVFTFVISVNCLYATSTFIGAALQGRVPYNLYNPILKWRRSSWEFVAAGFLEYFLMLGLSSTEAISDGYAPLYICIIRAHMKTLLIRIQNLGKSPQHTFVQNYEDLKACIKDHKLLLSFFDAISPIMSITLFMQFMVTAIILGCTLLNILIFAVDISSRIGSCFFVLAVIMEIYPTCYYAQCLLDDSNNLANVIFHSRWPDQSYEFRKLLVVFMQHTQKPMELLAGKLVPVNLATFVSIAKFSFTLYSFINEMGLKERFE comes from the exons ATGGGCAACTTGCTGAAGTCCAACTTGCAAAAGCTACTTAGCAAGAACGCTAAATTAACATCAATAACGAATAGCAAGCATGCAGAAGATCAACTTCTTAACAAGAGCATATTACTACCGGGTGATCAACAAAGGAATCCGTTAACTAGGAAGCTTGTCTTCGTTAAAAAAGATACGGGCAACAAGGAGGCCACAACGCCTAAACCTTTGATCCAACCAGACATTCACAGTAAGGAGGCACTACGCCGCATGTTCGGTCTGTATCAACTATGGGGAGTATGGCATCCCGAGCGCTACGTGCTCTTCTATCGCTTATACTCTATAATACCTTTCTTTCTGCTCGGCTTTTGGCTCCCATTTTCATTTGCCGTTTCGTTTAGTCAACTCGACTTTTCAACATTGGAAATTGGTAACTTCCTTACTTCGCTACAAGTCGCTATCAACTCATTCATGGGCGCCGTCAAATATTTCGTAATGGTCTATCAATTGAGTACGCTGCGTGCTTCGGAAGCAATTATGGATACATTGGATTCGCGTTGCCGTGATGAGTCCGAGATAGCTGAAATACACAAAGTCGTGCGGCAAGGTAATGGCGTATTTACATTTGTGATTTCAGTGAATTGTCTGTACGCTACCAGCACATTTATTGGTGCAGCATTACAAGGGCGTGTGCCCTACAATTTGTACAATCCAATATTGAAATGGCGACGTTCGAGTTGGGAATTCGTGGCGGCTGGTTTTTTGGAATACTTTCTCATGTTAGGTCTAAGTAGCACTGAAGCAATATCAGATGGTTATGCACCACTTTATATTTGCATAATCAGAGCTCATATGAAAACTCTACTTATACGCATCCAAAATTTGGGCAAGAGCCCGCAACACACTTTCGTACAAAACTATGAAGATTTGAAGGCGTGCATCAAAGATCATAAGCTTTTGTTGAG TTTCTTCGATGCCATCTCGCCGATTATGTCAATAACGCTCTTTATGCAATTCATGGTCACCGCCATTATACTCGGTTGCACATTACTCAACATTCTCATCTTCGCTGTTGATATTTCGTCGCGCATCGGTTCATGCTTTTTCGTGCTCGCCGTCATTATGGAAATCTATCCGACTTGTTATTATGCTCAGTGTCTACTCGACGATAGCAACAACTTGGCAAATGTCATCTTTCATTCACGCTGGCCAGACCAAAGTTATGAATTTCGAAAATTATTGGTCGTTTTTATGCAGCACACACAGAAACCTATGGAATTGTTGGCGGGCAAATTGGTACCGGTCAATTTGGCTACTTTTGTTAGT ATTGCGAAATTCTCTTTCACTCTTTACAGTTTCATTAACGAGATGGGGCTTAAAGAGCGTTTCGAGTGA
- the LOC137247550 gene encoding odorant receptor 42a-like, producing MPQRFRMLYIFYAIVMKFLVIIYLPLGFTLLFCTISAEDANISNLLTSLQVTFDVYGGSVKFIILSFLLLKLRKTNVLTHRLDKRCRAADEIVELHRMVRFGQKVVLLFLLNFISYAVTTFLGAVIKGHPPYAMYYPFLEWRRSNVEFFFVSLFDFFLIHLACIQQTINDAYPVVYINILRTHIKTLLLRIDKLGTSSLEQNLVELKLCIKDHQLLIELYNIIAPMTSITIFVQFTVTAICIGTGLINLVVFSNEFSSRVGCCFFIIAVAMEIFPTCYYAQCLIDDSNQISDVIFHSNWVEQSKEYRQLLIFFMQRTQRPMFLTAGKLFPVTLNSFLSIAKFSFSLYTLMENMNLKERLGME from the exons ATGCCACAACGTTTTCGTATGCTGTACATATTCTATGCCATCGTCATGAAATTTTTGGTCATCATTTATTTGCCGCTCGGTTTTACACTACTTTTCTGCACCATCTCCGCGGAGGATGCTAACATTAGCAATCTGCTTACTTCTTTGCAAGTTACATTCGATGTTTACGGTGGCTCTGTCAAGTTCATTATATTGTCCTTTCTGCTATTAAAGCTACGTAAGACCAACGTTCTAACCCATCGTCTAGATAAGCGTTGTCGCGCCGCAGATGAAATTGTCGAACTACATCGCATGGTGCGCTTTGGGCAAAAAGTGGTTTTATTATTTCTCTTAAATTTTATCAGCTACGCGGTTACCACATTTCTTGGTGCCGTTATTAAGGGCCATCCACCTTATGCAATGTATTATCCTTTTCTGGAATGGCGTCGTTCTAATGTCGAGTTCTTTTTCGTTTCGCTATTCGATTTTTTCTTAATACACTTGGCTTGCATACAACAAACTATCAATGATGCCTATCCCGTGGTTTACATCAACATACTGCGTACACACATTAAAACTTTGCTTCTCCGCATAGATAAGTTGGGTACTAGTTCATTGGAGCAAAACCTTGTCGAGCTTAAGTTGTGCATTAAGGATCATCAACTTCTAATTGA ACTCTACAACATCATTGCGCCCATGACCTCGATAACGATCTTTGTGCAGTTTACAGTAACGGCAATTTGTATTGGTACGGGGCTCATCAATCTTGTTGTATTTTCAAATGAATTTTCGTCTCGCGTGGGCTGTTGCTTCTTCATTATCGCTGTGGCCATGGAGATCTTTCCAACGTGTTACTATGCGCAATGTCTGATCGACGACAGCAATCAGATATCGGATGTGATTTTTCACTCGAATTGGGTCGAGCAAAGCAAGGAATATCGCCAATTGTTGATTTTCTTTATGCAACGTACGCAGCGTCCAATGTTTCTAACCGCCGGGAAGCTGTTTCCGGTAACGCTTAATAGTTTTCTTAGT ATTGCTAAATTCTCTTTCTCACTTTACACGTTAATGGAGAATATGAACTTGAAGGAGCGGCTGGGAATGGAATAA